A genomic region of Drosophila kikkawai strain 14028-0561.14 chromosome X, DkikHiC1v2, whole genome shotgun sequence contains the following coding sequences:
- the LOC108084646 gene encoding uncharacterized protein has product MLKWTASAQRLNELPQEQDVAEGGQRQRRRQQRRHRRATIANKENVPDYGYTSTPLVVPLPAVSRLRNSPLVLAPLSDIRNITPETAAATVSPATQRVQSVRYATTLPRFAEDYSPNGVLMPGQHLALRGLAPLDPFLGQPRYMASQRETKRKLDDDLVATMEETPIPATTTTSAPVPASAPLRPSTPQPASTQMGDQTLDRLIDAILDSACKADASSKKKPRRCRSTFNLRRRTLVKQQLDADCGRPEVLSPSYAPGDDPASDLSFGMIMPLTMTTPEPASPLVRIPHQVLVQLPTPKASGPQKLGDNTFCLETPVRSLKRSRVAAREEAKESPLKRYKVDERNYFEVGLALPSSIYV; this is encoded by the coding sequence ATGCTAAAGTGGACAGCCTCGGCCCAGCGCCTGAACGAGTTGCCGCAGGAGCAGGACGTTGCAGAGGGAGGCCAGCGTCAGAGAAGGAGACAGCAGCGACGCCATCGACGTGCCACCATTGCCAATAAGGAGAACGTGCCCGACTATGGCTACACCTCCACACCACTGGTAGTGCCTCTGCCGGCGGTGTCGCGCCTGCGCAATAGTCCTTTGGTCCTGGCGCCACTCAGCGATATCCGTAATATAACCCCAGagacggcggcggcgacggTGTCTCCAGCAACGCAGCGGGTCCAAAGTGTACGCTATGCCACCACCCTGCCACGCTTTGCGGAGGACTACTCACCCAATGGGGTGCTCATGCCGGGCCAGCACTTGGCGCTGAGAGGACTGGCTCCCCTGGATCCCTTCCTGGGACAGCCACGCTACATGGCAAGCCAGAGGGAAACCAAGCGCAAGCTGGACGATGATCTGGTGGCCACCATGGAGGAGACACCAATACCAGCTACCACGACAACTTCAGCACCAGTTCCAGCTTCTGCTCCCCTACGTCCCAGCACCCCGCAGCCCGCCTCCACCCAGATGGGTGACCAGACACTGGATCGCCTGATAGACGCCATCCTGGACTCTGCCTGCAAGGCGGATGCCAGCTCTAAGAAAAAGCCACGTCGCTGCCGCTCCACCTTCAATCTGCGCCGTCGCACCCTGGTCAAGCAGCAGCTGGATGCGGATTGCGGTCGCCCAGAGGTCTTGTCGCCCTCCTACGCCCCGGGAGATGATCCTGCCAGCGATCTTAGCTTTGGCATGATAATGCCACTGACCATGACCACACCCGAACCGGCCTCACCTTTGGTGAGGATACCACATCAGGTCCTGGTGCAGCTGCCCACCCCTAAGGCTTCAGGGCCTCAGAAATTGGGTGACAACACCTTCTGCCTAGAGACGCCGGTGAGGAGTCTGAAGAGGAGCCGAGTGGCTGCCAGGGAGGAGGCAAAGGAGTCGCCTCtgaagagatacaaggtggaTGAGCGCAACTATTTTGAGGTGGGACTGGCACTGCCATCGTCCATATATGTGTGA